From Anopheles arabiensis isolate DONGOLA chromosome 3, AaraD3, whole genome shotgun sequence, a single genomic window includes:
- the LOC120901171 gene encoding LIM/homeobox protein Lhx1, whose product MAFGSVLQHNQHNIGRGEPPSGLGDPCAGCNKPILDKFLLNVLERGWHATCVRCCECHQPLADKCFSRESKLYCRNDFFRRYGTKCSGCGQGIAPSDLVRKPRDKVFHLNCFTCCICRKQISTGEQLYVLDDNKFICKDDYILGKGPHPMTDSLMGSASEDEDEEDQMRPGVLAGLVSGGAGAAGLHHGDGPLGASDLSVQSMSTDSKTGHDDSDQGSLDGDPDCRGDSQAENKSPDDGAGSKRRGPRTTIKAKQLEVLKNAFSQTPKPTRHIREQLAKETGLPMRVIQVWFQNKRSKERRLKQLTSMGRGPFFGGARKMRGFPMNLSPGGLDEPGFPYFAADGKFDFGYGGPPFHPHDAPFFGGHPGAGPMPFGGPGGPMDHPIPMVGDFGMAGPDGGPGGMLGGPGGPGGPGGGPGGFMGGPGGPGGPQQGHGPDGMMGGGGGGGPHAPSRPGGGGGGGGSPVEFLTSGNFSESQNMQSEGLVW is encoded by the exons GTCGGGGAGAGCCACCGTCCGGGCTGGGCGATCCGTGCGCCGGCTGCAACAAACCGATCCTGGACAAATTCCTGCTCAACGTGCTCGAGCGCGGCTGGCATGCGACGTGCGTGCGGTGCTGCGAGTGTCACCAACCGCTGGCCGACAAATGCTTCAGCCGGGAATCGAAGCTGTACTGTCGGAACGATTTCTTCAG GCGCTACGGTACCAAGTGCAGCGGTTGCGGGCAGGGCATCGCACCGTCGGACCTGGTGCGGAAACCGCGCGACAAGGTGTTCCATCTGAACTGCTTCACGTGCTGCATCTGCCGGAAGCAGATCAGCACCGGCGAGCAGCTGTACGTGCTGGACGACAATAAGTTCATCTGCAAGGACGATTACATCCTCGGCAAGGGACCCCACCCGATGACAG ACTCCCTCATGGGTTCAGCCTCGGAagacgaggacgaggaggaccaGATGAGGCCCGGCGTGCTGGCGGGCCTGGTCAGTGGCGGTGCGGGCGCAGCCGGTCTGCACCACGGCGACGGACCGCTCGGCGCGTCCGACCTGTCCGTGCAGAGCATGAGCACGGACAGCAAAACGGGCCACGACGACTCGGACCAGGGCTCGCTCGACGGCGATCCGGACTGCAGGGGCGACTCGCAGGCAGAGAACAAGAGCCCGGACGATGGGGCCGGCTCGAAGCGAAGGGGGCCGCGTACCACGATCAAAGCCAAACAGCTCGAGGTGCTGAAGAACGCATTTAGTCAAACACCAAAACCCACTAGACACATAAGGGAACAGCTGGCGAAGGAGACGGGACTGCCGATGCGGGTGATACAG GTTTGGTTTCAGAACAAACGCTCCAAGGAGCGGCGGCTGAAGCAGCTGACCAGCATGGGCCGCGGTCCGTTCTTCGGCGGCGCCCGGAAGATGCGCGGCTTCCCGATGAACCTGTCGCCCGGCGGGCTGGACGAGCCCGGCTTCCCGTACTTTGCCGCGGACGGTAAGTTCGACTTCGGGTACGGTGGGCCCCCGTTCCATCCGCACGACGCGCCATTCTTCGGTGGACACCCGGGCGCAGGCCCGATGCCGTTCGGCGGTCCCG GAGGACCCATGGATCACCCGATCCCAATGGTAGGCGACTTCGGCATGGCCGGTCCGGACGGTGGCCCCGGAGGAATGCTCGGCGGACCGGGTGGTCCCGGCGGGCCGGGCGGTGGTCCTGGCGGATTTATGGGTGGACCGGGCGGACCGGGAGGACCCCAGCAAGGACACGGACCGGACGGGATGATGG gtggcggcggtggtggtggtccacATGCACCCTCCCGgcccggcggcggcggcggtggcggcggcagtcCAGTGGAGTTCCTGACGTCCGGCAACTTCTCCGAGTCGCAGAACATGCAGAGCGAGGGCCTGGTGTGGTAA